The Neomonachus schauinslandi chromosome 4, ASM220157v2, whole genome shotgun sequence genome includes a region encoding these proteins:
- the FBXL6 gene encoding F-box/LRR-repeat protein 6 isoform X2 — translation MAPGAARRARRRVRGALPAGARARSAEDWWWDQLAPSGSGYHLLQSDSMLLVLPGPGPARTRVQRRAARRTQRLLPPASRASAAKARPRAAPAPEPQQGPDPGWGDRIPLEILVQIFGLLVAADGPMPFLGRAARVCRRWQEASSQPALWHTVTLSPPLAGRLAKSGAKAEKKVLASLEWLMPNRFSQLQRLTLIHWKSQVHPVLKLVSESCPRLTFLKLSDCHGVTPDTLVMLAKACPQLHSLDIQHSMVESTAVVNFLEEAGPRMRKLWLTYSSQTTAILGALLGSCCPQLQVLEVSTGINRNSTPLQLPVEALQKGCPQLQVLRLLNLMWLPKPPGRVVTPGPGFPSLEELCLAGCTCNFVSNEALGRLLHSSPHLRLLDLRGCARITPAGLHDLPCQELEQLHLGLYGTSDRLTLAKEGSHLLTQKWCHTLRELDLSGQGFSEKDLEQALATFSATPGGSPPALCSVNLRGTRVTPSTVSSVISSCTGLLYLNLESCRCLPRGLKRAYRGQEEVQWCLEQLLTSLPSSS, via the exons ATGGCTCCCGGGGCTGCGCGGCGGGCCCGACGCAGGGTCCGGGGCGCGCTGCCGGCCGGGGCGCGGGCTCGCTCGGCCGAGGACTGGTGGTGGGACCAGCTGGCGCCGAGCGGCTCCGGGTACCACCTGCTGCAGTCGGACAGCATGCTGCTGGTGCTGCCGGGCCCGGGGCCTGCCCGCACTCGCGTGCAGAGGCGTGCCGCCCGCCGCACTCAGCGGCTGCTGCCCCCCGCGTCCCGCGCCTCGGCCGCCAAGGCCAGGCCTAGAGCTGCGCCCGCTCCGGAGCCGCAGCAGGGGCCCGACCCGGGCTGGGGCGACCGCATCCCCCTGGAAATCCTGGTGCAGATTTTCGGGCTGCTGGTGGCGGCCGATGGGCCCATGCCTTTCCTCGGCAG GGCTGCACGCGTGTGCCGCCGCTGGCAGGAGGCCTCCTCCCAGCCCGCGCTCTGGCACACAGTGACCCTGTCGCCCCCGCTGGCTGGCCGCCTCGCCAAGAGCGGAGCCAAGGCCGAGAAGAAGGTTCTCGCCTCTCTGGAGTGGCTTATGCCCAATCG GTTCTCCCAGCTCCAGAGGCTGACCCTCATCCACTGGAAGTCCCAGGTACACCCCGTGTTGAAG CTGGTCAGCGAGTCCTGTCCTCGACTCACCTTCCTCAAGCTTTCTGATTGCCATGGTGTGACCCCTGACACTCTGGTCATGCTAGCCAAAGCCTGCCCCCAGCTCCACAGCCTGGATATACAGCACTCCATG GTGGAGTCCACAGCCGTGGTGAACTTCTTGGAGGAGGCAGGGCCCCGAATGCGCAAACTGTGGCTGACCTACAGCTCCCAGACAACGGCCATTTTGGGTGCGCTGCTG GGCAGCTGTTGCCCCCAGCTCCAGGTCCTGGAGGTGAGCACCGGCATCAATCGCAACAGCACTCCTCTCCAGCTGCCTGTTGAGGCTCTGCAGAAGGGCTGCCCCCAGCTGCAG GTGCTGCGGCTGCTGAACCTGATGTGGCTGCCCAAGCCTCCCGGGCGAGTGGTGACTCCTGGCCCAGGCTTCCCCAGCCTTGAGGAGCTCTGCCTTGCTGGCTGCACCTGCAACTTTGTCAGCAATGAGGCCCTGGGCCGCCTGCTCCACAGCTCCCCTCATCTGCGCCTGCTGGATCTTCGTGGCTGTGCCCGCATCACACCTGCTGGCCTGCATGATCTGCCGTGTCAGG AGCTAGAGCAGCTTCACTTGGGTCTTTATGGCACGTCCGACCGGCTGACTCTAGCCAAAGAGGGCAGCCACCTGTTGACCCAGAAGTGGTGCCACACTCTGCGGGAGCTGGACTTGAGTGGCCAGGGCTTCAGCGAGAAGGACTTGGAGCAGGCCTTAGCTACCTTCTCAGCCACCCCTGGGGGCTCACCCCCAGCCTTGTGCTCTGTCAACCTCAGGGGCACCCGGGTCACACCAAGCACGGTCAG CTCTGTGATCAGCAGCTGCACAGGCCTGCTCTACCTCAACCTGGAGTCCTGCCGCTGCCTTCCTCGGGGCCTGAAGCGGGCCTACCGAGGCCAGGAGGAAGTCCAGTGGTGCCTGGAGCAGCTGCTCACCAGCCTGCCCTCCTCCAGCTAG
- the FBXL6 gene encoding F-box/LRR-repeat protein 6 isoform X1, translating into MAPGAARRARRRVRGALPAGARARSAEDWWWDQLAPSGSGYHLLQSDSMLLVLPGPGPARTRVQRRAARRTQRLLPPASRASAAKARPRAAPAPEPQQGPDPGWGDRIPLEILVQIFGLLVAADGPMPFLGRAARVCRRWQEASSQPALWHTVTLSPPLAGRLAKSGAKAEKKVLASLEWLMPNRFSQLQRLTLIHWKSQVHPVLKLVSESCPRLTFLKLSDCHGVTPDTLVMLAKACPQLHSLDIQHSMVESTAVVNFLEEAGPRMRKLWLTYSSQTTAILGALLGSCCPQLQVLEVSTGINRNSTPLQLPVEALQKGCPQLQVLRLLNLMWLPKPPGRVVTPGPGFPSLEELCLAGCTCNFVSNEALGRLLHSSPHLRLLDLRGCARITPAGLHDLPCQELEQLHLGLYGTSDRLTLAKEGSHLLTQKWCHTLRELDLSGQGFSEKDLEQALATFSATPGGSPPALCSVNLRGTRVTPSTVRSASPSPVPWSRYGLPPQQAWLAGFGCPKGEHILAKPLLRMALRDTTGTGLGPRWLWVAEPAVAPGQRGLLTLA; encoded by the exons ATGGCTCCCGGGGCTGCGCGGCGGGCCCGACGCAGGGTCCGGGGCGCGCTGCCGGCCGGGGCGCGGGCTCGCTCGGCCGAGGACTGGTGGTGGGACCAGCTGGCGCCGAGCGGCTCCGGGTACCACCTGCTGCAGTCGGACAGCATGCTGCTGGTGCTGCCGGGCCCGGGGCCTGCCCGCACTCGCGTGCAGAGGCGTGCCGCCCGCCGCACTCAGCGGCTGCTGCCCCCCGCGTCCCGCGCCTCGGCCGCCAAGGCCAGGCCTAGAGCTGCGCCCGCTCCGGAGCCGCAGCAGGGGCCCGACCCGGGCTGGGGCGACCGCATCCCCCTGGAAATCCTGGTGCAGATTTTCGGGCTGCTGGTGGCGGCCGATGGGCCCATGCCTTTCCTCGGCAG GGCTGCACGCGTGTGCCGCCGCTGGCAGGAGGCCTCCTCCCAGCCCGCGCTCTGGCACACAGTGACCCTGTCGCCCCCGCTGGCTGGCCGCCTCGCCAAGAGCGGAGCCAAGGCCGAGAAGAAGGTTCTCGCCTCTCTGGAGTGGCTTATGCCCAATCG GTTCTCCCAGCTCCAGAGGCTGACCCTCATCCACTGGAAGTCCCAGGTACACCCCGTGTTGAAG CTGGTCAGCGAGTCCTGTCCTCGACTCACCTTCCTCAAGCTTTCTGATTGCCATGGTGTGACCCCTGACACTCTGGTCATGCTAGCCAAAGCCTGCCCCCAGCTCCACAGCCTGGATATACAGCACTCCATG GTGGAGTCCACAGCCGTGGTGAACTTCTTGGAGGAGGCAGGGCCCCGAATGCGCAAACTGTGGCTGACCTACAGCTCCCAGACAACGGCCATTTTGGGTGCGCTGCTG GGCAGCTGTTGCCCCCAGCTCCAGGTCCTGGAGGTGAGCACCGGCATCAATCGCAACAGCACTCCTCTCCAGCTGCCTGTTGAGGCTCTGCAGAAGGGCTGCCCCCAGCTGCAG GTGCTGCGGCTGCTGAACCTGATGTGGCTGCCCAAGCCTCCCGGGCGAGTGGTGACTCCTGGCCCAGGCTTCCCCAGCCTTGAGGAGCTCTGCCTTGCTGGCTGCACCTGCAACTTTGTCAGCAATGAGGCCCTGGGCCGCCTGCTCCACAGCTCCCCTCATCTGCGCCTGCTGGATCTTCGTGGCTGTGCCCGCATCACACCTGCTGGCCTGCATGATCTGCCGTGTCAGG AGCTAGAGCAGCTTCACTTGGGTCTTTATGGCACGTCCGACCGGCTGACTCTAGCCAAAGAGGGCAGCCACCTGTTGACCCAGAAGTGGTGCCACACTCTGCGGGAGCTGGACTTGAGTGGCCAGGGCTTCAGCGAGAAGGACTTGGAGCAGGCCTTAGCTACCTTCTCAGCCACCCCTGGGGGCTCACCCCCAGCCTTGTGCTCTGTCAACCTCAGGGGCACCCGGGTCACACCAAGCACGGTCAGGTCAGCATCCCCTTCCCCAGTCCCTTGGAGTCGGTACGGCTTGCCTCCCCAACAAGCCTGGCTTGCAGGCTTCGGGTGTCCAAAAGGGGAGCACATATTGGCCAAGCCCCTGCTTAGGATGGCCCTTAGGGACACCACGGGTACTGGGCTTGGGCCTCGGTGGCTGTGGGTGGCAGAGCCAGCCGTGGCACCTGGGCAGAGAGGGCTCCTTACACTGGCCTAG
- the FBXL6 gene encoding F-box/LRR-repeat protein 6 isoform X3 codes for MAPGAARRARRRVRGALPAGARARSAEDWWWDQLAPSGSGYHLLQSDSMLLVLPGPGPARTRVQRRAARRTQRLLPPASRASAAKARPRAAPAPEPQQGPDPGWGDRIPLEILVQIFGLLVAADGPMPFLGRAARVCRRWQEASSQPALWHTVTLSPPLAGRLAKSGAKAEKKVLASLEWLMPNRFSQLQRLTLIHWKSQLVSESCPRLTFLKLSDCHGVTPDTLVMLAKACPQLHSLDIQHSMVESTAVVNFLEEAGPRMRKLWLTYSSQTTAILGALLGSCCPQLQVLEVSTGINRNSTPLQLPVEALQKGCPQLQVLRLLNLMWLPKPPGRVVTPGPGFPSLEELCLAGCTCNFVSNEALGRLLHSSPHLRLLDLRGCARITPAGLHDLPCQELEQLHLGLYGTSDRLTLAKEGSHLLTQKWCHTLRELDLSGQGFSEKDLEQALATFSATPGGSPPALCSVNLRGTRVTPSTVSSVISSCTGLLYLNLESCRCLPRGLKRAYRGQEEVQWCLEQLLTSLPSSS; via the exons ATGGCTCCCGGGGCTGCGCGGCGGGCCCGACGCAGGGTCCGGGGCGCGCTGCCGGCCGGGGCGCGGGCTCGCTCGGCCGAGGACTGGTGGTGGGACCAGCTGGCGCCGAGCGGCTCCGGGTACCACCTGCTGCAGTCGGACAGCATGCTGCTGGTGCTGCCGGGCCCGGGGCCTGCCCGCACTCGCGTGCAGAGGCGTGCCGCCCGCCGCACTCAGCGGCTGCTGCCCCCCGCGTCCCGCGCCTCGGCCGCCAAGGCCAGGCCTAGAGCTGCGCCCGCTCCGGAGCCGCAGCAGGGGCCCGACCCGGGCTGGGGCGACCGCATCCCCCTGGAAATCCTGGTGCAGATTTTCGGGCTGCTGGTGGCGGCCGATGGGCCCATGCCTTTCCTCGGCAG GGCTGCACGCGTGTGCCGCCGCTGGCAGGAGGCCTCCTCCCAGCCCGCGCTCTGGCACACAGTGACCCTGTCGCCCCCGCTGGCTGGCCGCCTCGCCAAGAGCGGAGCCAAGGCCGAGAAGAAGGTTCTCGCCTCTCTGGAGTGGCTTATGCCCAATCG GTTCTCCCAGCTCCAGAGGCTGACCCTCATCCACTGGAAGTCCCAG CTGGTCAGCGAGTCCTGTCCTCGACTCACCTTCCTCAAGCTTTCTGATTGCCATGGTGTGACCCCTGACACTCTGGTCATGCTAGCCAAAGCCTGCCCCCAGCTCCACAGCCTGGATATACAGCACTCCATG GTGGAGTCCACAGCCGTGGTGAACTTCTTGGAGGAGGCAGGGCCCCGAATGCGCAAACTGTGGCTGACCTACAGCTCCCAGACAACGGCCATTTTGGGTGCGCTGCTG GGCAGCTGTTGCCCCCAGCTCCAGGTCCTGGAGGTGAGCACCGGCATCAATCGCAACAGCACTCCTCTCCAGCTGCCTGTTGAGGCTCTGCAGAAGGGCTGCCCCCAGCTGCAG GTGCTGCGGCTGCTGAACCTGATGTGGCTGCCCAAGCCTCCCGGGCGAGTGGTGACTCCTGGCCCAGGCTTCCCCAGCCTTGAGGAGCTCTGCCTTGCTGGCTGCACCTGCAACTTTGTCAGCAATGAGGCCCTGGGCCGCCTGCTCCACAGCTCCCCTCATCTGCGCCTGCTGGATCTTCGTGGCTGTGCCCGCATCACACCTGCTGGCCTGCATGATCTGCCGTGTCAGG AGCTAGAGCAGCTTCACTTGGGTCTTTATGGCACGTCCGACCGGCTGACTCTAGCCAAAGAGGGCAGCCACCTGTTGACCCAGAAGTGGTGCCACACTCTGCGGGAGCTGGACTTGAGTGGCCAGGGCTTCAGCGAGAAGGACTTGGAGCAGGCCTTAGCTACCTTCTCAGCCACCCCTGGGGGCTCACCCCCAGCCTTGTGCTCTGTCAACCTCAGGGGCACCCGGGTCACACCAAGCACGGTCAG CTCTGTGATCAGCAGCTGCACAGGCCTGCTCTACCTCAACCTGGAGTCCTGCCGCTGCCTTCCTCGGGGCCTGAAGCGGGCCTACCGAGGCCAGGAGGAAGTCCAGTGGTGCCTGGAGCAGCTGCTCACCAGCCTGCCCTCCTCCAGCTAG